Proteins encoded within one genomic window of Castellaniella sp.:
- a CDS encoding heavy metal response regulator transcription factor: MKLLVVEDEIKTGEYVRQGLMESGFVVDLARTGLDGRHLALTESYDLIILDVMLPDVDGWRILQTLREAKLSTPVLFLTARDSVEDRVKGLELGADDYLIKPFAFSELLARVRTLLRRGAVPVFNDQLQVADLVLDIPRRQARRKEMRINLTNKEFALLELLVRRQGEVLPRSLIASQVWDMNFDSDTNVIDVAIRRLRAKIDEAFEPKLIHTVRGMGYMLDVSSDVN, encoded by the coding sequence ATGAAATTGCTCGTTGTTGAAGATGAAATAAAAACCGGTGAATACGTGCGCCAAGGCCTGATGGAGTCCGGTTTCGTGGTCGACTTGGCACGCACAGGCCTGGATGGGCGCCATCTCGCACTCACGGAGTCCTATGACTTGATCATTCTCGATGTCATGCTCCCAGACGTTGATGGCTGGCGTATCCTTCAAACCTTGCGTGAGGCGAAGCTGTCTACGCCTGTGCTTTTTCTGACGGCACGCGATAGTGTGGAGGATCGTGTCAAAGGCCTGGAGCTGGGTGCTGACGACTATCTAATCAAGCCCTTTGCGTTTTCGGAACTACTTGCACGAGTGCGTACGTTACTGCGCCGGGGCGCTGTGCCAGTTTTTAATGATCAGCTGCAGGTAGCGGATCTCGTGCTGGATATCCCGCGCCGACAGGCGAGGCGCAAGGAGATGCGTATCAATCTGACCAACAAGGAGTTCGCCCTTTTGGAGCTTTTGGTTCGGCGCCAGGGCGAGGTTTTGCCGCGCTCACTCATTGCGTCTCAGGTATGGGATATGAATTTTGATAGCGATACCAATGTGATTGATGTCGCCATTCGCCGCTTGCGAGCCAAGATCGACGAGGCCTTTGAGCCCAAGCTCATCCATACCGTGCGGGGTATGGGCTATATGCTCGACGTCAGTAGCGACGTCAACTAA
- a CDS encoding DNA-binding protein — protein sequence MATDIATDAALSRDVEALRERFTQTQELYREVCALLFFRYGVTPTANKLYQLVRKGSMSAPAEALTRFWGDLREKSRIRIEHPDLPEALKSVAGELIATLWTSAQTAAQESLAAYRAEVQEEVLQAKADLASAEAERDAARSAAQGVKSELERARQEIGTQCENLAVAEETRNSLLARLDEAKHENTVLQRQLEDARRDFALELDKQRTSMQLAEERSRASEKRMLLDMDRERTTLAKLQKELDAHAAGALRTVDQHRQELNLLQQALGDSRQKNGQLEGALQTVTASLERADTEAKQMQTQLSESSAQTVLFRSQAEGWRRQFEELQELQRKNAQTTKATARKPRRP from the coding sequence ATGGCCACGGATATCGCCACGGATGCGGCGCTTTCGCGAGATGTCGAGGCGTTACGCGAGCGCTTCACCCAGACTCAAGAGCTTTATCGTGAGGTCTGTGCATTGCTGTTCTTTCGATATGGCGTCACACCGACAGCCAATAAGCTCTATCAATTAGTGCGCAAGGGCAGCATGAGCGCACCGGCTGAGGCGCTGACCAGGTTCTGGGGGGATCTGCGCGAAAAAAGCCGCATACGCATTGAGCATCCTGATTTGCCGGAAGCCTTGAAGAGCGTCGCGGGTGAACTTATTGCCACGCTATGGACAAGCGCCCAAACGGCTGCTCAAGAGTCACTGGCAGCGTACCGTGCCGAAGTCCAGGAAGAGGTACTCCAGGCAAAGGCCGATCTTGCCTCAGCGGAAGCTGAACGAGACGCTGCACGATCGGCGGCGCAAGGCGTTAAGAGTGAGCTTGAGCGGGCGAGACAAGAAATAGGTACTCAGTGTGAAAATCTAGCAGTCGCGGAAGAAACGCGGAATTCATTGCTCGCAAGGCTTGATGAAGCGAAGCATGAAAACACGGTATTACAGCGCCAGCTTGAAGATGCTCGCCGTGATTTTGCTCTTGAGCTCGACAAACAGCGCACCTCGATGCAGTTAGCCGAAGAACGCTCACGTGCCTCTGAAAAACGCATGCTTCTGGATATGGATCGTGAGCGTACCACCTTGGCAAAGCTTCAGAAAGAGCTTGATGCCCATGCCGCTGGAGCTTTACGCACGGTTGATCAGCACAGACAAGAGCTTAATTTACTGCAGCAGGCGCTCGGCGATAGTCGCCAAAAAAATGGCCAACTGGAAGGCGCTCTGCAAACAGTGACAGCAAGCCTGGAGCGCGCGGATACCGAGGCCAAGCAAATGCAAACCCAATTAAGCGAATCCAGCGCTCAAACAGTGCTGTTTCGTAGCCAGGCCGAAGGTTGGCGCCGTCAATTCGAAGAATTGCAAGAGCTCCAAAGAAAAAACGCACAAACAACCAAAGCAACCGCACGAAAGCCTCGCCGACCCTGA
- a CDS encoding heavy metal sensor histidine kinase, with product MAHRPASLALRLTVSIGAVITVVLLTFGWTVERSINDHFVQQDVDELNAVVQALQQSLSSRPLDEDPAALRRRLAAAVSGHHDAEFRVSDESGALIYATPDSDLEGFARLPPSTEEIDISSVKIWRDKGQTYRGAVIQIVPHGAPDNAPLTVVVATDIDFHLHYLESFRDYLRLITLAACLFAILAIWFAVYRGHAPIRRISREMRRIKSDQLHIRLEPEAVPVELTELAASFNDMLDRIEGVFRRLSNFSADIAHELRTPITSLKTQTEVALSQVRSVEQYREVLYSSLEEYERMAKMVSDMLFLAQADNKLLKPELVTVDLAAEVHSLFDYFEAWAEECAVALVLDGSGVCVQGDRLMIRRALSNLLSNAIRHTPKGGAVRVSVSSAGDKGVLRVENPGSAISPEHLPHLFDRFYRPDASRRRSGQGAGLGLAIVKSIIEAHDGSITASSSGSVITFEMTLPTLMHAADNAATEPR from the coding sequence GTGGCGCACCGTCCAGCCTCTCTGGCGCTGCGCCTGACTGTCTCTATTGGGGCAGTCATCACGGTGGTTTTGCTCACATTTGGGTGGACGGTTGAACGGTCTATCAATGATCACTTTGTCCAACAAGACGTCGACGAGCTCAATGCCGTGGTTCAGGCCCTACAGCAATCGTTGTCGTCCCGCCCGCTAGACGAGGATCCTGCGGCACTTCGGCGTCGGTTGGCCGCTGCGGTCTCGGGACATCATGATGCTGAGTTTCGTGTATCGGACGAGAGCGGCGCACTGATCTATGCGACGCCTGATTCCGATCTCGAAGGATTCGCCCGCCTGCCACCGTCGACTGAAGAGATTGATATCAGCTCCGTCAAGATCTGGCGAGATAAGGGCCAGACGTATCGAGGTGCTGTCATACAGATTGTGCCGCATGGAGCTCCTGACAATGCGCCCTTGACCGTTGTCGTTGCGACAGATATCGATTTCCATTTGCACTACCTTGAGAGCTTTCGTGATTACCTGCGGTTGATAACGCTCGCCGCCTGTCTTTTTGCCATCTTGGCCATTTGGTTCGCGGTGTATCGAGGTCACGCGCCAATTCGGCGTATCAGTCGTGAGATGAGGCGTATCAAGTCCGATCAATTGCATATTCGGCTCGAACCGGAGGCTGTGCCGGTTGAGCTGACGGAGTTGGCGGCATCGTTCAATGACATGCTGGATCGCATCGAGGGTGTTTTTCGCAGGCTCTCCAATTTTTCAGCCGATATCGCCCATGAGCTGCGTACTCCGATTACCAGTTTGAAGACTCAAACAGAGGTAGCCCTGTCCCAGGTGCGTAGCGTCGAGCAGTATCGCGAAGTCCTGTACTCCAGTTTGGAAGAATACGAGCGCATGGCGAAAATGGTGAGCGACATGCTGTTCTTGGCGCAGGCGGACAATAAGCTGCTGAAGCCCGAACTGGTGACTGTCGACCTTGCTGCGGAAGTGCATAGCTTGTTTGATTACTTTGAGGCGTGGGCAGAGGAGTGCGCGGTGGCGCTCGTTTTAGATGGATCGGGTGTGTGCGTACAAGGTGATCGTCTGATGATTCGCCGTGCCTTGAGCAATCTATTGTCTAACGCGATTCGTCACACCCCCAAAGGCGGTGCGGTCAGGGTCTCAGTGAGTTCGGCTGGCGACAAAGGGGTACTCCGAGTGGAGAACCCGGGATCTGCGATATCACCTGAACATCTACCTCATCTTTTTGACCGATTCTATCGGCCAGATGCCTCAAGGCGGCGCAGCGGCCAGGGTGCGGGGCTTGGGTTGGCGATTGTTAAATCGATCATTGAGGCACATGACGGATCGATCACAGCGTCCTCCTCGGGCAGTGTAATCACGTTCGAGATGACTCTGCCCACGCTAATGCATGCTGCAGATAACGCTGCGACTGAACCGCGATAA
- a CDS encoding LysR substrate-binding domain-containing protein — MGTNWTDRIRLRNLRFLLNLAQTHNLSHSAAQLHTTQPALSKWLKELEQDIGLTLFARHARGLIPTEHGRVLISHARRIEAQLDRAATDMQILSEGGAGHVVLGASGVAATEAGPLAVLEMAARMPGLRIDLIEGTMDLLLEKLAQGDVDIVLGRTVSTIEDQPAFHSEVLYTESVDLVTRCGHPLLLRDDIHWDDIRQYQWIVWPQGSPIRKALEDALQAAACPLPTNYIESNSVIANITLLNNSDVIGTASHRSALILSKMDLLRILPLTLQGTGSVSIYWRKNEILPDSVERTLDCIRTAANKPKS, encoded by the coding sequence ATGGGGACTAACTGGACCGACCGCATCCGTTTGCGAAATTTGCGGTTTTTACTGAATTTGGCGCAAACGCATAACTTAAGCCATTCGGCAGCACAGTTGCACACAACGCAGCCAGCGCTGTCGAAATGGCTAAAAGAACTAGAACAAGACATCGGCCTGACCCTGTTTGCCCGACACGCTCGTGGCCTGATCCCCACCGAACACGGGCGGGTACTGATCAGCCATGCGCGCCGCATCGAGGCACAACTGGATCGCGCCGCCACCGATATGCAGATTCTCAGCGAGGGTGGGGCGGGGCACGTGGTTCTGGGGGCGTCCGGGGTTGCCGCTACCGAAGCCGGTCCGTTGGCGGTACTCGAAATGGCGGCACGCATGCCGGGCCTGCGCATCGATCTGATCGAAGGCACGATGGATTTGTTGCTGGAAAAACTGGCCCAGGGGGATGTGGACATCGTCCTGGGGCGCACCGTGTCCACCATCGAAGATCAGCCCGCGTTCCACAGTGAAGTCCTGTACACCGAATCTGTGGATCTGGTCACGCGCTGCGGCCATCCATTGTTGCTGCGTGATGACATCCACTGGGATGACATCCGACAGTATCAGTGGATTGTTTGGCCCCAGGGGTCGCCCATCCGCAAAGCCCTGGAAGACGCCCTGCAGGCGGCAGCCTGCCCGCTGCCTACCAACTATATCGAATCCAATTCTGTCATTGCCAATATCACCTTGCTGAACAATAGCGATGTCATCGGCACGGCATCGCACCGATCCGCGCTTATTTTGTCGAAGATGGATTTGCTGCGTATCTTGCCCTTGACGCTGCAAGGTACAGGGTCTGTCTCGATCTATTGGCGCAAAAACGAAATATTACCGGACTCGGTAGAGCGAACGCTGGACTGCATTAGGACAGCAGCCAATAAACCGAAATCGTAG
- a CDS encoding tyrosine-type recombinase/integrase: protein MASNNEFSAALTPPSPFEAVRVSPELDGRAGTNRAMGNRPQIAATTDVDAITAWLARFMDSPNTFNNYRKEAERLLLWSTGAMQKPVSSLTHEDLLAYQHFLSDPQPAAQWVMRSGRKVGRTHADWRPFAGPLAPTSRRQAIIILNGMFSWLVTAGYLAGNPLSLSRQRARKAKPRVTRYLDDEAWSEVKLAIDALPRDSDREREHYFRLRWLFSLLYLCGLRISEVTQNTMGGFFCRRDKDGEERWWLEVTGKGEKTRIIPATHELMIELARYRREKGLAPFPIPGEFTPLLLPIGRQTRALTRAAVHRIVKHIFKEAATRVRARGIDFESKAQRVEQASAHWLRHTAGSHMANNQVDLRHVRDNLGHESISTTNTYLHSSDDARHRETEEHHKIQW from the coding sequence ATGGCCTCAAATAATGAATTTTCAGCAGCGCTTACTCCGCCCTCGCCCTTCGAGGCTGTGCGTGTTTCTCCAGAACTGGACGGACGCGCTGGTACGAACCGCGCCATGGGTAATCGGCCCCAGATCGCTGCTACCACCGATGTCGATGCCATTACGGCCTGGTTGGCGCGCTTTATGGACTCTCCCAACACTTTCAATAATTACCGTAAGGAAGCTGAGCGCCTCCTGCTGTGGTCGACTGGCGCAATGCAAAAGCCGGTGTCATCGCTCACGCACGAAGACTTGCTGGCTTATCAGCACTTCTTGAGTGATCCCCAGCCCGCGGCCCAATGGGTCATGCGCTCCGGGCGTAAGGTGGGCCGCACGCATGCCGATTGGCGCCCCTTCGCCGGCCCCTTGGCGCCCACGAGTCGTCGTCAGGCCATCATCATTCTGAACGGGATGTTTTCCTGGCTGGTGACGGCTGGCTACTTGGCAGGCAATCCGTTATCGCTCTCGCGCCAGCGCGCTCGTAAGGCCAAGCCGCGCGTCACGCGCTACCTGGATGACGAGGCCTGGAGCGAAGTAAAACTCGCCATTGATGCCCTGCCACGTGATTCCGACCGTGAGCGTGAGCACTATTTTCGGCTGCGTTGGCTATTTTCCCTGCTCTACCTATGCGGGCTGCGTATTTCGGAAGTCACTCAAAATACCATGGGTGGCTTCTTTTGCCGACGCGATAAGGATGGCGAGGAGCGCTGGTGGCTGGAGGTGACTGGTAAAGGCGAGAAAACCCGGATCATTCCCGCTACCCACGAGCTCATGATCGAGTTGGCGCGCTATCGGCGTGAAAAGGGCTTGGCGCCCTTCCCTATTCCCGGTGAATTTACGCCGCTTTTGCTACCGATCGGTCGCCAGACGCGCGCACTCACCCGCGCAGCAGTCCATCGTATTGTTAAGCATATTTTTAAAGAAGCCGCTACCCGGGTCCGAGCACGAGGCATTGACTTTGAGTCGAAAGCGCAAAGGGTTGAACAAGCCTCGGCTCACTGGCTACGGCACACCGCAGGCTCCCACATGGCCAATAACCAGGTGGATCTGCGTCATGTCCGGGATAACCTCGGGCACGAGTCCATCAGCACAACCAATACCTACCTGCATTCCTCGGATGACGCGCGACACCGCGAGACCGAAGAACATCACAAAATTCAGTGGTAG